Proteins encoded by one window of Kribbella italica:
- a CDS encoding aminoglycoside 3'-phosphotransferase: MLPAGEWEPVGEGESDTDVFRRADGTAYAKVAPRHGIDELRAERDRVNWLATTGIPGARLLDWIESDDGVCLVTSAVPGVAAADLPPAQRQGALSALGAAFRALHELPGCPFTRPLTEVVDQAADVVRRGAVNPDFLNDEWRKERPETLLERVRTEQPYAEKAADLVVCHGDACLPNVFLDPETLEVTGFIDLGRLGLADRYADLALIKAQLFDEWDTSVDEFLRGYGLEEPDQRRLDFYLLLDPLTWG; this comes from the coding sequence ATGCTTCCGGCGGGTGAGTGGGAGCCGGTCGGGGAAGGGGAGTCGGACACCGACGTCTTCCGGCGCGCCGACGGTACGGCGTACGCGAAGGTCGCGCCGCGGCACGGGATCGACGAGCTGCGCGCCGAGCGCGATCGCGTGAACTGGCTGGCCACGACCGGGATCCCCGGCGCGCGGCTGCTCGACTGGATCGAGAGCGACGACGGCGTCTGTCTGGTGACGTCGGCCGTCCCCGGCGTGGCGGCGGCCGATCTGCCACCCGCGCAACGGCAGGGAGCGCTCTCTGCTCTCGGCGCGGCGTTCCGGGCTCTGCACGAGCTGCCCGGCTGCCCGTTCACGCGCCCGCTGACCGAGGTCGTCGATCAGGCCGCGGACGTCGTACGGCGTGGTGCGGTGAACCCGGACTTCCTCAACGACGAGTGGCGCAAAGAACGGCCCGAGACTCTGCTCGAGCGGGTCAGGACCGAGCAGCCGTACGCCGAGAAAGCCGCCGACCTGGTCGTCTGCCACGGCGACGCGTGCCTGCCGAACGTCTTCCTCGACCCGGAGACGCTCGAGGTCACCGGGTTCATCGACCTGGGCCGGCTCGGCCTGGCCGACCGGTACGCCGATCTGGCGCTGATCAAGGCGCAGCTGTTCGACGAGTGGGACACGTCCGTCGACGAGTTCCTGCGCGGGTACGGTCTGGAAGAGCCGGATCAGCGCCGGCTCGACTTCTACTTGTTGCTGGATCCGCTCACCTGGGGCTGA
- the solA gene encoding N-methyl-L-tryptophan oxidase translates to METLRTDVVVVGLGAFGSAALWRLAARGVNVIGVERQAIGHALGSSHGITRLFRIACMEHPGLPPIAQKSLELWTELGAQTGQVLVEQTGSLNAGPPGSEPVAGALAAAAQAGVPVVELDHDELVARQPQYGALGADDVGVWDPGAGICFPEPIVRAQVEVAQQLGAQVFAHTLVTAVEVSGDGVLVRTPTVEIRAERVVVATGAWLGKVVPGLPLVPRRTPLYWFEPKDPASDEFALERFPAFIWQRAGGIGFWGHGSGDGYGVKLGLEHDGHVAGTPFADADEVDRYVHPRGDVDEISAAVAEAFPGLDPIPVKLLPCIVTDSPDGQFLIGHAGDTGRLVVAGGDSGHGFKHAGGLGELLAQLTLGEKPYCDAAFLDPKRFAADSHH, encoded by the coding sequence GTGGAGACGTTGCGCACGGACGTGGTGGTGGTCGGCCTCGGTGCGTTCGGGTCGGCCGCGCTCTGGCGGTTGGCCGCACGCGGCGTCAACGTGATCGGTGTCGAGCGGCAGGCGATCGGGCATGCGCTGGGTTCGTCGCACGGCATCACTCGGCTGTTCCGGATCGCCTGCATGGAACATCCGGGCCTGCCACCGATCGCGCAGAAATCGCTCGAGCTGTGGACCGAGCTCGGGGCGCAGACCGGCCAGGTCCTGGTCGAGCAGACCGGCTCGCTCAACGCCGGCCCGCCGGGCAGCGAGCCCGTCGCCGGTGCCCTGGCAGCCGCAGCTCAAGCGGGTGTTCCGGTGGTCGAGCTCGACCACGACGAGCTGGTCGCCCGGCAACCGCAGTACGGCGCGCTCGGCGCTGACGACGTCGGCGTCTGGGACCCCGGCGCCGGGATCTGCTTCCCGGAGCCGATCGTGCGCGCGCAGGTCGAGGTCGCTCAGCAGCTGGGCGCGCAGGTCTTCGCCCACACGCTCGTCACCGCCGTGGAGGTCTCGGGCGACGGCGTACTGGTGAGGACACCGACCGTCGAGATCCGCGCCGAGCGTGTGGTCGTCGCGACCGGCGCTTGGCTCGGCAAGGTCGTCCCCGGTCTTCCGCTGGTGCCTCGGCGCACGCCGTTGTACTGGTTCGAGCCGAAGGATCCGGCGTCGGACGAGTTCGCGCTGGAGCGCTTTCCCGCGTTCATCTGGCAGCGCGCGGGCGGGATCGGCTTCTGGGGCCACGGCTCCGGCGACGGGTACGGCGTGAAGCTCGGCCTCGAGCACGACGGCCACGTCGCCGGTACGCCGTTCGCGGACGCCGACGAGGTCGACCGCTACGTGCACCCGCGCGGCGACGTCGACGAGATCTCGGCCGCGGTCGCCGAAGCGTTCCCCGGCCTCGACCCGATCCCGGTCAAACTCCTGCCCTGCATCGTCACCGACTCGCCGGACGGCCAGTTCCTGATCGGCCACGCGGGCGACACCGGCCGGCTCGTCGTCGCCGGCGGCGACTCAGGCCACGGCTTCAAACACGCCGGCGGCCTGGGCGAACTGCTGGCCCAACTAACCCTCGGTGAGAAGCCGTACTGCGACGCAGCTTTCCTCGACCCGAAGCGCTTCGCGGCTGACTCCCACCACTGA
- a CDS encoding sirohydrochlorin chelatase, which yields MTAPALVVLAHGSRDPRSAATVHSLVKCLRELRDDLRIEASFLDHCPPTPYQVLGKLAAEGVEEVVVLPLLLSTAFHARVDIPAVIDEARGRFPNLRIIASDVLGYDETLLDVLDRRMRAELKDSRVRELDALVLACAGSSDAQANAAVTRLARLWGQRHKLPVTAAFTTAASPSPAEAVLQWRLEGRRHVAVGSFFLAPGVLPDRAETTARKAGAVAVSRPLGVSAEVARLVMLRYGVAGLDLLTLAAPAPRPQLVRTA from the coding sequence GTGACCGCACCTGCGCTCGTAGTCCTCGCCCACGGCAGCCGCGATCCGCGATCGGCCGCCACCGTCCACTCGCTGGTCAAGTGCCTGCGCGAGCTGCGGGACGACCTGCGGATCGAAGCCTCCTTCCTCGACCACTGCCCGCCCACGCCGTACCAGGTCCTCGGCAAGCTCGCCGCCGAAGGTGTCGAGGAGGTCGTGGTCCTGCCGCTGCTGCTCTCGACCGCCTTCCACGCCCGGGTCGACATCCCGGCCGTGATCGACGAGGCCCGCGGCCGGTTCCCGAACCTGCGGATCATCGCCTCCGACGTGCTCGGGTACGACGAGACGCTGCTCGACGTACTCGACCGCCGGATGCGCGCCGAGCTCAAGGACAGCCGGGTACGCGAGCTCGACGCGCTCGTGCTCGCCTGCGCCGGATCCAGCGACGCCCAGGCGAACGCGGCCGTCACCCGGCTCGCCCGGCTCTGGGGTCAGCGGCACAAGCTCCCGGTCACCGCGGCGTTCACCACCGCGGCGTCCCCGAGCCCGGCCGAAGCCGTCCTGCAGTGGCGGCTCGAGGGTCGCCGGCACGTTGCCGTCGGCTCCTTCTTCCTGGCCCCCGGCGTACTGCCGGACCGCGCCGAAACCACCGCCCGCAAGGCCGGTGCCGTCGCGGTCTCCCGCCCGCTCGGAGTCAGCGCCGAGGTCGCCCGCCTCGTCATGCTCCGCTACGGCGTAGCCGGCCTGGACCTGCTCACGCTTGCTGCACCGGCCCCGCGCCCGCAGCTGGTTCGAACGGCCTGA
- a CDS encoding sulfate adenylyltransferase subunit 1, protein MSTTHATAELPDLTQLAQRKLLRLATAGSVDDGKSTLVGRLLHDCKAILADQIAHVQTVSEARGGDFDFALLTDGLRAEREQGITIDVAYRYFATDKRSFILADCPGHVQYTRNTVTGASTADVVIILVDARHGVLEQTRRHLAVAGLLRVPHVVLAVNKIDLVGYDEQVFRGISKDVSELADQLGIADVQAIPVSALVGDNVVDHSPSTTWYDGPTLLEFLENASGRSDASGRPLRFPVQYVIRPQTDDQYRDYRGYTGTVASGTVSVGDQVIVLPAGRRTAVAGIDRAVVSATSTAVEERASAVAGEAVTVRLADDLDVARGSVIVAAESSPGTRRELSATVCWLSDRPLSVGARLLIKHTTTTAQAIVTKINGVLDLDTLGVIDAAGLDLNDIGKVQLKIAAPLAADPYSSNTITGSFLLIDAHDGWTLAAGMIDEEEGELL, encoded by the coding sequence ATGAGCACCACTCACGCGACCGCCGAACTGCCCGACCTGACCCAGCTCGCCCAGCGCAAGTTGTTGCGGCTGGCAACGGCCGGATCGGTCGACGACGGCAAGTCCACGCTGGTCGGCCGGCTGCTGCACGACTGCAAGGCGATCCTGGCCGACCAGATCGCGCACGTGCAGACCGTGTCCGAGGCCCGCGGCGGCGACTTCGACTTCGCGCTGCTCACCGACGGCCTGCGGGCCGAGCGCGAGCAGGGCATCACGATCGACGTCGCCTACCGGTACTTCGCGACCGACAAGCGCTCGTTCATCCTGGCCGACTGCCCCGGGCACGTGCAGTACACCCGGAACACGGTCACCGGCGCGTCCACCGCGGACGTCGTCATCATCCTGGTCGACGCCCGGCACGGCGTACTGGAACAGACCCGCCGGCACCTGGCCGTCGCCGGACTGCTCCGGGTCCCGCACGTCGTCCTCGCCGTGAACAAGATCGACCTCGTCGGGTACGACGAGCAGGTCTTCCGCGGCATCAGCAAGGACGTCAGCGAACTCGCCGACCAGCTAGGCATCGCCGACGTCCAGGCGATCCCGGTCTCGGCCCTGGTCGGCGACAACGTGGTCGACCACTCCCCGAGCACCACCTGGTACGACGGCCCGACGCTGCTGGAGTTCCTGGAGAACGCCTCCGGGCGCTCCGACGCCTCCGGCCGGCCGCTGCGGTTCCCGGTCCAGTACGTGATCCGCCCGCAGACCGACGACCAGTACCGCGACTACCGCGGCTACACCGGAACAGTTGCCTCTGGCACCGTCTCGGTCGGCGACCAGGTGATCGTGCTCCCGGCCGGACGCCGTACGGCGGTCGCCGGCATCGACCGCGCCGTGGTCAGCGCCACCTCGACCGCGGTCGAGGAACGCGCCTCCGCCGTCGCCGGCGAAGCCGTCACGGTTCGGCTGGCCGACGACCTCGACGTGGCCCGCGGCTCGGTCATCGTCGCGGCCGAGTCCTCCCCCGGCACCCGCCGGGAACTGTCGGCCACCGTGTGCTGGCTGTCGGACCGCCCCCTGTCGGTGGGCGCCCGGCTGCTGATCAAGCACACCACCACGACCGCCCAGGCGATCGTCACCAAGATCAACGGGGTCCTCGACCTCGACACGCTCGGAGTCATCGACGCCGCCGGGCTCGACCTGAACGACATCGGCAAGGTGCAGCTCAAGATCGCCGCACCGCTGGCCGCCGATCCGTACTCCAGCAACACCATCACCGGATCGTTCCTGCTCATCGACGCCCACGACGGGTGGACGCTCGCGGCCGGAATGATCGACGAAGAAGAAGGGGAACTGCTGTGA
- the cysD gene encoding sulfate adenylyltransferase subunit CysD: MRVAHVTAVSLPPATVTELDALESESIFVFREVAAEFERPVILFSGGKDSIVMLHLARKAFAPAGVPFTLLHVDTGHNFSEVLDYRDATVGALGLRLEVARVEDYLADGRLRERSDGTRNQLQTIPLLDAINAHRFDAVFGGGRRDEERARAKERIFSLRDEFGQWDPRNQRPELWSLYNGKHKPGEHVRVFPLSNWTELDIWNYIDREDIPLPSIYYAHERDVFERDGMLLAVGPYSQPRTGEDVTRRVVRYRTVGDMSCTGAVASTAATPAEVVVEVAASEITERGATRADDRASEAAMEDRKREGYF, from the coding sequence ATGCGGGTTGCACACGTGACCGCCGTGAGCTTGCCCCCGGCAACTGTCACCGAGCTGGACGCGCTCGAGAGCGAGTCGATCTTCGTCTTCCGCGAGGTGGCAGCGGAGTTCGAGCGGCCGGTGATCCTGTTCTCCGGTGGCAAGGACTCGATCGTGATGCTGCACCTGGCGCGGAAGGCGTTCGCGCCGGCCGGTGTGCCGTTCACGCTGCTGCACGTCGACACCGGGCACAACTTCTCCGAGGTGCTGGACTACCGCGACGCCACCGTCGGCGCGCTCGGGCTGCGGCTCGAGGTCGCCCGCGTGGAGGACTACCTGGCCGACGGCCGGCTGCGCGAACGGTCCGACGGCACCCGTAACCAGCTGCAGACGATCCCGCTGCTGGACGCGATCAACGCGCACCGGTTCGACGCCGTGTTCGGCGGCGGCCGGCGCGACGAGGAGCGCGCCCGGGCCAAGGAGCGGATCTTCAGCCTGCGCGACGAGTTCGGTCAGTGGGACCCGCGCAACCAGCGGCCCGAGCTGTGGTCGCTCTACAACGGCAAGCACAAGCCGGGCGAGCACGTCCGGGTGTTCCCGCTGTCCAACTGGACCGAGCTGGACATCTGGAACTACATCGACCGCGAGGACATCCCGCTCCCCAGCATCTACTACGCCCACGAGCGGGACGTGTTCGAGCGCGACGGCATGCTGCTGGCCGTCGGCCCCTACTCGCAGCCGCGCACCGGCGAGGACGTCACCCGCCGCGTGGTTCGGTACCGCACCGTCGGCGACATGTCCTGCACCGGCGCGGTCGCCTCGACCGCGGCCACCCCGGCCGAGGTCGTCGTCGAGGTCGCCGCCAGCGAGATCACCGAGCGCGGCGCCACCCGCGCCGACGACCGCGCCAGCGAAGCCGCCATGGAAGACCGCAAGCGAGAGGGGTACTTCTGA
- a CDS encoding phosphoadenylyl-sulfate reductase has protein sequence MSTDLKTLAEEANERLADASAQEVLAWARETFGDELVVTASMADGALPHLAAEVAPGVDVLFLDTGYHFAETIGTRDAVAATLPINLINALPKQTVAEQDAEYGKDLFATAPDKCCALRKVEPLNRVLSGYKAWVTGVRREEAPTRANTQVVEYDEKRDMVKLNPIAPWTQDDLDGYINDNGVLVNLLQYDGYPSIGCQPCTKQVAPGEDPRSGRWAGQGKIECGLHT, from the coding sequence ATGAGTACAGACCTGAAGACGCTCGCCGAGGAGGCGAACGAACGACTGGCCGACGCCTCGGCGCAGGAGGTGCTGGCCTGGGCGCGGGAGACGTTCGGTGACGAGCTCGTCGTGACCGCGTCGATGGCCGACGGCGCGCTCCCCCACCTGGCCGCCGAGGTCGCTCCGGGCGTGGACGTGCTGTTCCTCGACACCGGCTACCACTTCGCCGAGACGATCGGCACCCGGGACGCGGTCGCCGCGACGCTGCCGATCAACCTGATCAACGCCCTCCCGAAGCAGACCGTCGCCGAGCAGGACGCGGAGTACGGCAAGGATCTGTTCGCGACGGCGCCGGACAAGTGCTGCGCGCTACGCAAGGTCGAGCCGCTGAACCGGGTGCTGTCCGGCTACAAGGCCTGGGTGACCGGCGTACGGCGGGAAGAAGCACCGACCCGCGCCAACACCCAGGTCGTCGAGTACGACGAGAAGCGCGACATGGTCAAGCTCAACCCGATCGCCCCCTGGACCCAGGACGACCTCGACGGCTACATCAACGACAACGGCGTCCTGGTCAACCTGCTCCAGTACGACGGCTACCCGTCGATCGGCTGCCAGCCGTGCACGAAGCAGGTCGCCCCGGGCGAGGACCCCCGCAGCGGCCGCTGGGCCGGCCAGGGCAAGATCGAATGCGGGTTGCACACGTGA
- a CDS encoding nitrite/sulfite reductase produces the protein MTGVTSAPRKPARPRKGKGEGQWALGYREPLNKNEENKKNDDGLNVRARIENVYAHAGFDSIDPADLRGRFRWWGLYTQRKPGIDGGKTATLEPEELDDKFFMLRVRIEGGQLSAEQLRVIAEVSSTYARDTADITDRQNIQLHWIRVEDVPAIWEKLEAVGLYTTEACGDVPRVIISSPVAGIAADEIIDPTPAIDDIVEKYIGSQEFSNLPRKFKTAMTGHPSHDVVPEVNDISFVGVVHPEHGPGFDLWVGGGLSTNPMLAQRVGAWIPLDEVHLAWKGVVGIFRDYGYRRLRTRARLKYLVADWGMDKFREVLESDKYLGRKLIDGPAPEIPAVQGDHVGVHQQKDGRYYVGVAPVVGRVSGSTLAKVADVVAAHGSDRIRTTAQQKFIVLDVEESKVESLVSALAELGFQARPSAWRRNTMACTGIEFCKLAIVETKARAAQLIDDLEERIPDLDVPITVNVNGCPNSCARIQVADIGLKGQLVMDAEGKQVPGYQVHLGGGLGLDAGFGRKLRGHKVTSDGLTDYIERVTQNYLKERSDGERFAQWVVRADEEALQ, from the coding sequence ATGACTGGCGTCACCTCTGCTCCCCGCAAGCCCGCCCGCCCCCGCAAGGGCAAGGGCGAAGGTCAGTGGGCGCTCGGCTACCGCGAGCCGCTGAACAAGAACGAGGAGAACAAGAAGAACGACGACGGCCTGAACGTCCGGGCCCGGATCGAGAACGTCTACGCGCACGCCGGGTTCGACTCGATCGACCCCGCCGACCTGCGCGGCCGGTTCCGCTGGTGGGGCCTGTACACGCAGCGCAAGCCCGGGATCGACGGCGGCAAGACCGCGACGCTGGAGCCCGAGGAGCTGGACGACAAGTTCTTCATGCTCCGGGTCCGGATCGAGGGCGGCCAGCTGAGCGCCGAGCAGCTCCGGGTGATCGCGGAGGTGTCCAGCACCTACGCCCGCGACACCGCGGACATCACCGACCGGCAGAACATCCAGCTGCACTGGATCCGGGTCGAGGACGTGCCCGCGATCTGGGAGAAGCTCGAGGCGGTCGGCCTGTACACGACCGAGGCCTGCGGCGACGTCCCGCGGGTGATCATCTCCAGCCCGGTCGCCGGCATCGCCGCGGACGAGATCATCGACCCGACACCGGCCATCGACGACATCGTCGAGAAGTACATCGGCAGCCAGGAGTTCTCCAACCTGCCGCGCAAGTTCAAGACCGCGATGACCGGTCACCCGTCGCACGACGTGGTGCCCGAGGTCAACGACATCAGCTTCGTCGGTGTCGTCCACCCCGAGCACGGCCCGGGCTTCGACCTCTGGGTCGGCGGGGGCCTGTCCACCAACCCGATGCTCGCTCAGCGCGTCGGGGCGTGGATCCCGCTCGACGAGGTGCACCTGGCCTGGAAGGGCGTCGTCGGCATCTTCCGCGACTACGGCTACCGCAGGCTGCGGACCCGCGCCCGGCTGAAGTACCTGGTCGCCGACTGGGGCATGGACAAGTTCCGCGAGGTCCTGGAGAGCGACAAGTACCTCGGCCGGAAGCTGATCGACGGCCCCGCGCCGGAGATCCCCGCCGTCCAGGGCGACCACGTCGGTGTCCACCAGCAGAAGGACGGCCGGTACTACGTGGGCGTCGCGCCGGTCGTCGGCCGGGTCTCCGGCAGCACGCTGGCCAAGGTGGCCGACGTCGTCGCCGCGCACGGCTCGGACCGGATCCGGACCACCGCCCAGCAGAAGTTCATCGTGCTCGACGTCGAGGAGTCCAAGGTCGAGTCGCTGGTCTCGGCGCTGGCCGAGCTCGGCTTCCAGGCGCGGCCGTCGGCCTGGCGGCGCAACACGATGGCCTGCACCGGGATCGAGTTCTGCAAGCTGGCGATCGTCGAGACCAAGGCCCGCGCGGCCCAGCTGATCGACGACCTCGAGGAGCGGATCCCCGACCTCGACGTCCCGATCACGGTCAACGTGAACGGCTGCCCCAACTCCTGCGCCCGGATCCAGGTCGCCGACATCGGGCTCAAGGGCCAGCTGGTGATGGATGCCGAGGGCAAGCAGGTCCCCGGCTACCAGGTCCACCTCGGCGGCGGGCTCGGTCTCGACGCCGGCTTCGGCCGCAAGCTGCGCGGCCACAAGGTCACCTCCGACGGGCTCACCGACTACATCGAACGCGTCACCCAGAACTACCTGAAAGAGCGGTCCGACGGCGAGCGTTTCGCCCAGTGGGTCGTCCGTGCCGACGAGGAGGCTTTGCAATGA
- a CDS encoding ArsR/SmtB family transcription factor produces MSPANRRTADPSVIAAIHHPLRRRLIDLLGVNGPSTASRLAEATGELVGNISHHLKVLAAAGVIEEAPELAKTRRERWWRSAKASYSWSIADAGGDPAGELVAETAEEANLTHHTTKVRQWFGLRSEYAEPWVRAAVATESWVTVTPERLEELGARIGALIQEYADEPSEGEDAHPVFVFAHAVPARP; encoded by the coding sequence ATGAGCCCCGCGAACCGGCGTACCGCCGACCCGTCCGTGATCGCCGCGATCCATCACCCGCTGCGGCGGCGGCTGATCGACCTGCTCGGGGTGAACGGGCCGTCGACCGCGTCGCGGCTGGCCGAGGCGACCGGAGAACTGGTCGGGAACATCAGTCACCACCTGAAGGTGCTGGCGGCCGCCGGGGTGATCGAGGAGGCGCCGGAACTGGCCAAGACCCGGCGCGAACGCTGGTGGCGCTCGGCCAAGGCGTCGTACTCGTGGTCGATCGCGGACGCCGGTGGGGACCCCGCCGGCGAGCTGGTCGCGGAGACCGCCGAGGAGGCGAACCTCACACACCACACGACGAAGGTCCGGCAGTGGTTCGGTCTGCGCTCGGAGTACGCCGAGCCGTGGGTTCGCGCGGCGGTGGCGACCGAGAGCTGGGTGACGGTGACGCCGGAGCGGTTGGAGGAGCTGGGGGCGCGGATCGGCGCGCTCATCCAGGAGTACGCCGACGAGCCGTCGGAGGGCGAGGATGCCCACCCCGTCTTCGTCTTCGCCCACGCCGTACCGGCCCGGCCATGA
- a CDS encoding MFS transporter, with amino-acid sequence MTTVQEGPVFPPLKRDRRVQGWIFSAAVSQVGDVAWYVGLAWSATQVTSPAGAGLVMGIGALPRALVLLWGGALADRLDARRTMILANLGRILVLAGAAVMVAIAGVSLALLLVVAVLFGLVDALYTPAAGTMPRRMVRADDLVKLAAGTQLANRLAVFVGAPLGGFLVAHGGLAAVMVVDAISFGVIAIALAWVVRPRLPQVASAGSSIRADLTAGFGYLRRDLPARTLVIAFFGLNLCVGPVLAVGLVQRTSAAGWGAGSLGLFQACSGLLAATGAVLAMRWKPANLARAGLLTLILQAAGCAAIGVAPRAGVFVAMGVIGFTAGLASAQLSAAFQQTISPAYLGRTSSIVSLSDEALMPLAMTGFGALISGAGIPFACGLLGAIFAGVMIWSAHRLT; translated from the coding sequence ATGACCACGGTCCAGGAAGGCCCTGTTTTTCCGCCCTTGAAGCGGGATCGGCGGGTGCAGGGGTGGATTTTTTCGGCGGCGGTTTCGCAGGTGGGGGATGTGGCCTGGTACGTCGGGCTGGCGTGGAGTGCGACGCAGGTGACTTCGCCGGCGGGGGCCGGGCTGGTGATGGGGATCGGGGCCTTGCCTCGGGCGCTGGTGCTGTTGTGGGGTGGGGCGCTGGCCGATCGGCTGGATGCGCGGCGGACGATGATTCTGGCCAATCTCGGGCGGATCCTCGTCCTGGCCGGGGCCGCGGTGATGGTCGCGATCGCTGGGGTTTCGCTGGCGCTGCTGCTTGTCGTGGCGGTGCTGTTCGGGCTCGTGGACGCGCTCTACACGCCGGCGGCGGGGACGATGCCGCGGCGGATGGTGCGCGCCGACGATCTGGTGAAGCTTGCCGCGGGCACCCAGTTGGCGAACCGCCTCGCGGTGTTCGTCGGGGCGCCGCTCGGCGGGTTCCTGGTCGCGCACGGCGGGCTCGCCGCGGTGATGGTGGTCGACGCGATCTCCTTCGGGGTGATCGCGATCGCGCTGGCCTGGGTCGTCCGCCCGCGGCTCCCGCAGGTGGCGTCCGCGGGCTCGTCGATCCGCGCCGATCTCACCGCAGGCTTCGGATATCTACGTCGCGACCTCCCCGCGCGGACGTTGGTGATCGCGTTCTTCGGGCTCAACCTCTGCGTCGGACCGGTGCTCGCCGTCGGCCTGGTGCAGCGGACCTCGGCGGCCGGTTGGGGTGCCGGTTCGCTCGGGTTGTTCCAGGCGTGCTCGGGCCTGCTCGCCGCGACCGGCGCCGTACTGGCCATGCGCTGGAAGCCGGCCAACCTCGCCCGGGCAGGCCTGCTCACGCTCATCCTCCAGGCCGCTGGCTGCGCCGCGATCGGCGTCGCGCCCCGCGCCGGCGTCTTCGTCGCGATGGGCGTGATCGGATTCACCGCCGGACTCGCCTCGGCGCAGTTGTCGGCGGCGTTCCAGCAGACCATCTCCCCGGCGTACCTGGGGCGCACGAGCAGCATCGTCAGCCTGTCCGACGAGGCCCTGATGCCGCTGGCCATGACCGGCTTCGGCGCTCTGATCTCCGGGGCCGGAATCCCCTTCGCCTGCGGCCTGCTCGGCGCGATCTTCGCCGGGGTGATGATCTGGTCGGCCCACCGATTGACCTGA